The sequence below is a genomic window from Salicibibacter cibarius.
AAAAGAACTTTTCTCGGTTCAATCGTCCCCGTAACGGTCGGACGCTCTTTCTTACTGTCCATCAGCGGATCAATATCTTTGTCAATATAGTTATTTAGCGTCGTTCCCCCGGCGAGCACGAGGGCTATCCCGAACATCGTAAACAAAAGAATGTGGATATTGCTTCCCAAGGAATATCCTGCCGTATACTGTGCCGCCACAAAAAATCCGACGAAAGCCGTCAGCAAATTCGACATAACAATCCCGGGCTTTGCCAACTCAATATACTCCTTCCACGGTTTGTCCACCGTCTTCTCAGAGGCGCTTTCTTTTTTTTCAACCGCTTCGGCTGTTTTCATAACCGTGTTTGACTTCATCCTCTTCACCCCCTTTTCGCATTCCACCTGCCACGTTTTACCCGTGACGAATTCACTTGGCATCCCTTCCTCTATCTTACTATACTTTTTGCTACCTTCGGAAGGGATTTGTCCATTATTGTCATTATAGCGGAAAATAGGTCTTGTTTCATTAAACTACACATTTTTTTCACATCTTCCAAACGAAATCGACATGAAATCTTCACCGTTAAAAAATTGACTTCTGCTCTGCTACTTCTTACTATTTTCAATAAGGGTTATTTTTATGTTATGAACTGGAGACAGACAATCAGAAGACATCGAATCTAGCGTATACAGAGAATATTTTTTTGTCAATCGCTACGGTTTTTTTTAGAAAACTTGGCTTTTCCAAGCTTTTATGGCGAAAGCCTTAGTTGCACTTATGCAGGTATGAAAGTTGATTTATACTTCCTTACCTGCCAAATTAAAAACAAGGTCCATTTTAGAGAAGGTGATGTTTTGAATAAAGGATTAAAGATTTTCGGCATTTTAACATCGATCGGAATGCTGATTGTCTTATTGCAAGGCTCCATCGTGACGAAAACGGATTCCGGGGATGGTTGCGGGGAAACGTGGCCGCTTTGTTTCGGAGAATTTGTCCCTTCTTCCCCTGCGCTCGCCACACTCATTGAATATAGCCATCGCCTCGTTTCCGGGCTTGTTGGCCTAATGGTCGTTATTTTGGCAATTTGGGCGGTAAAAAAACTCCCGCATATACGAGAGACAAAATTTTGGGCGTTGATGGCTGTTTTGTTTATTATTTTTCAAGGACTCATGGGTGCGGCAGCCGTCGTTTTCGGCCATTCAAATATCGTGCTCGCGCTTCATTTCGGCATATCGGCGATTTCATTCGCTACGGTGCTTCTGCTCACGACACTCGCGTTCGAAGATGGCAAACGAAAACCCGCTCCCCGTGTCAAAATGGGCTTTCGCAGATACCTATTTTTTGTTTTAGCCTATAGCTACGCGGTCATATATAGCGGGGCTTACGTCAAACATACCGGTTCCACGTACGCGTGCGAGCAATTCCCCCATTGCGGGGAGGTGGCAACGTTTGGCTTTCAAGCAGGTGTGCAAATGACGCACCGAATCGCGGCAATCGTCCTCGTTGTGTTGCTCTTCATCTTGTTTATACAAGCGTTTCGCTATCGCTATGAAAGTAAAATACTCGCGGGCAGCGGGTTGAGTGCCTTTATGCTCATCCTTGTGCAAGCAGCAGCCGGTGTCGCGATCGTGTACTTCCCGGACGCATATTTAGCTGCCGCGCTCACCCACACACTCGTGATTACATTCGTGTTCACTTTACTCTGTTATATGGCGATGATCGTCACGAGAAACCGGGCGTACTAACGAACAACTAAGTAGGCATTGCCAGTGGGATAAAATTCCATAAAGTGATAAACCGCATGAATGATTTCATGCGGGTTTATTTTTGTGATGCGAACTGAATCCGAGCGAACGCCAACACAGCTACGAAAAAATATACGTCACTGGATGAACGGCCCAACGATACTGGCATACCCATTCCGCCTTGTTCCTCTCACGGCAGCTCGATTCCCGTTTGAGGGATTACTTCCTTTCACTTGTTCCTCGCGGAGCAGGTCAATCCCCGTGTGAGGGATTACCTCCTTTCACTTGTTCCTCCCTTTTGGCTGCGTTCGTAGCATGTGTTGCCTCTTACGAAAAAAAAGTTGGCCGGACAATGTCCGTGCCAACTTTTTTAGAAATGACAAAAAGAGCTATGAAGCACAGCATCCCGAAGGATGATAGTGAGAGAAGAGAGGTTGGTAACTCCAACTTCCCACATCTGACCTCTCACCTCTAGAAAGCATCATAAAGGAACGGCTTTCCGCGCGGAATCGCATTCTCCCAAAGCTTAACCGCCGCTATGGAGCCTTTGATTATCCCCCGTTCATATAACGTTTCTCCGTCAACGTAACGAAACAAAAACGGAATGATGCCTTTAATATCAGTTTCCAATACGAGTCCGGTGGAAGCGGGGTTTTTATGAACAACGTTTTGCCCGTTCTTTTTTTCAACTTGATACAAACCGTCGTTCCACTCCGCGAAGGCGTCGGTGACGGAAATAGACAATTGCTCCCCTTCTTCGAGTTGAAAAGGGAATTGGGTGAGAAAGCCTTCCATTTCGACGATGCGTCCCATAAAATGGATCGATCTTTCTTCTTTAGCATCCGGGTTGTCCATGAAAAAGCGCCAATGCAAATCGTTCGGCATGATGATTCGCATCTCTTCCACCATGGAATCATGATTGGCAATCAATTGCCACAACGCTGATGCTGCTTCTTGATCAACGGCAATGAACTCGGAGACGTTCATGACATCATTTTTTACCGTATAAAAAAGGTAGCCCCGATCCTTCCCTTCCTCATCTTGATAGACGACTCGCCGCTTGTTTTTAAAACGAGCATTAAGCAATATATTTTTCCACCACCACTCATCCCGGTCAATCATGCCGGTATATCGGCTGGCGTATTGATCGTAGATATCTTTAAAAATATGCCAATGCTCATCTTTCACGCGCCGAAACCGGCCGCTTCCGCCTTTTTTCGGTGTTGGGAATGCGTCTTTTTTTATTATGGCGGTCGTTTGATCGCAGTATAATTCCCACCCGAATTTGCGGTAATAGCTGACTGCGAAAGGATCAAGGAGCGATAATACATGCCCTCTCGCTTTCATATCCCGCAAGCTTTCCTTGAGCAATTGGCGCACATTGCCGCTGCGGCGCCCTTCCGGCCAAGTGGCGACGCCGGAGACGCCACCGGCAGGAAGGGATATGCCGTACACCCACAATCGCGTAGGAAGAATAACAACTTTTGAGAGCATTTGGCCGTCTTCCACGGCAACCCAGATGTTGTCCGGAACCATCCGCTTCATGATTTCCTCGGTTTGTTCCTCCGTAGGCTCATGTTGAAACGCAAAGGAACTGAGTTTTATCGCTTCTCGTTTCTCACCCTCTTCAAGTTTACGGATGTCCATTGTTTTACTCCTTCCTTGGCAGGAAAGAAAGTATAAATCGACTTTCTTTCCTGCATAAGTGCAACTAAGGCTTTTCGCCATAAATGCTCCGGCGAAAAGCCAAGTTTGCTCAAAAGCTCGTCTTCATAGACTCCCCTTTTTGAAAGGCTTTAATCCTCGATTTCGATCAATAAGTCTCCGCTATCGATCGCTTCCCCGTTTTCCACGTGGATCGCTTCAATTTTGCCGTCGCGAGGGGCTTGTACAGTCGTTTCCATTTTCATTGCTTCGGTAATGATCAGATGATCACCTTTTTTGACCTCTTCCCCTTCTTTGACGAGCACCTTCAAAACGGTCCCCGGCATCGTTCCGGCAATGTGATTCGGGTTTTTCTTGTCCGCTTTTACTTTTTCGGCAACGGTACTTTGGATATTACGGTCTTTAATGATCACTTCGCGCGGCTGGCCGTTGAGTTCAAAATAGACGATGCGATCGCCGGTCTCTGATGGTTTGGAAACGGAAATGAGCTTCACGATCAGCGTTTTCCCCGGCTCTATTTCCACTTCGATTTCCTCTCCAAGCCGAAGACCATAGAAAAATGTCGGCGTGTCGAGAACGGAAACATCGCCAAAATAATTTCGGAACTGTTCATACTCCTCGTAAACTTTCGGATACATCGTGTGGTTCATCAAGTCGTGTGATGTCACCTGCCGGTCCAGCTCTCGGAACAATTGCTTTTCAAGTGTATTGAAATCTACCGGTTCCATGTGCTTACCGGGACGGTCAGTGTACGCTTCCCGGTTTTTCAAGATGATGCTTTGCAGTTCTTCCGGGAAACCTCCGGGCGGCTGTCCGATCTCTCCTTGGAACATTTCCACGACCGATTCGGGAAAGTCAAGGGAATTTCCTTGTTCAAAAAGGTCTGCTTCCGTTAAATCATTTTTCACCATGTACAGCGCCATGTCACCGACGACTTTTGAGGAAGGCGTGACTTTTACGATATCGCCGAAGAGCGTATTTACTCGCGCGTACATATCCTTCACATCATCCCATCGCCCTTTTAAGCCGACGGCTTTTGCCTGTTGTTGCAAGTTGCTGTATTGGCCGCCAGGCATCTCGTGTTCATAGATTTCCGGATGCGGTGCGATCAGACCGCTCTCAAATCCTTGATAATAGGCGCGCACATCTTCCCAATAACCGCTTAATTTACTCGCGGCTTCCACGTCCAAGGCCGGCTCTTTGCCGGTGCCTTTCAAGGCATAATAAAGGCTTTCCATGCTCGGCTGTGAAGTGGAACCGGCCATCGCGCTAATTGCGGTGTCGACAACATCGACACCGGCGTCAATCGCCCTTGCATAGGTGAAGACGCCATTTCCGCTCGTATCGTGCATATGCAGATGCACAGGCAGATCAACGGTTTCTTTTAACTCGCTCACCAATTGATAGGCAGCCTCCGGTTTCAATAGCCCGGCCATATCCTTGATGCCGAGAATATGGGCACCTTCCGCTTCGAGCGTTTTGGCAAGGTCTTTATAATAATTCAAATTGTATTTCTCCCGGTTGGGATCGAGAATATCACCTGTATAACAGATCGCGGCTTCCGCAAGTTTGCCGGTGTTTCCGACCGCTTCAATCGCTTTCGTCATTCCCGGAAGCCAGTTAAGGGAATCGAAAACGCGGAAGACGTCGATGCCTGCACTGGCAGACGTTTTCACAAATTCCTCGATGACATTGTCTGGGTAATTTTTATAGCCGACCGCGTTCGCCCCTCGCAAGAGCATCTGGAACAATACATTCGGCATCTTCGCCCTGAGATTGAGCAGGCGTTCCCACGGATCTTCGTGCAAAAAGCGCATGGCCACATCGTACGTTGCGCCGCCCCACATTTCCGTTGAAAATAAATCAGGCAACAGGCGGGCCGTCGGTTCGGCAATTTTCAACAAATCATTGCTGCGCACACGAGTCGCGAGCAGCGATTGATGGGCATCTCTGAACGTCGTATCCGTTAAAAGCGTGCGATCTTGGTCTTTTAGCCATTTCACAAGCCCGTCGGCACCACGGTCATCGAGAATTTGCTTGCTTCCGGAGGGGATCGGCGCGTCTTCATCTACCTCAGGCTTACGAGGCGCGGAAAAGACCGGTTTTTTCTGTTGCTCCAGCCCCGGATAACCGTTCACAATCGTTTCGCCGATAAATGTCAGCATTTTCGTTCCCCGGTCTTTTCGGCGCGGGAATACGAATAACTCAGGCGTATCATCGATAAACGACGTGTTGTATTCCCCGTTTAAAAACTGCCCATGCTGCACGACATTTTCCAAAAAGGCAATATTCGTTTTAATGCCGCGAATACGGAACTCCCGTAAGTTTCTAAGCATTTTTGCCGCGGCTACATCAAAGGAGAGGGCCCACGTTGAAACTTTAACGAGCAACGAATCGTAATGAGGGCTGATGACCGCACCCTGAAAGCCATTCCCAGCATCAAGGCGCACACCGAAACCGCCGCTGGAACGATAGGCCATGATTTTGCCCGTGTCCGGCATGAAGTCATTTTCCGGATCCTCGGTCGTCACCCGCGACTGGATCGCGTAACCATGCGTACGGATCTCCGATTGCTCGGGCAACGCGATGACAGACCCGTGTAAGGGCAATCCGTCGGCAATGTATAGCTGAGCATGTACGATATCCACACCGGTAACCATTTCCGTGATCGTGTGCTCCACTTGAATACGGGGATTAACTTCAATAAAGTAAAACGATCCGTCAGTGCCAACGAGAAACTCAACTGTTCCCGCATTCAAATAATTGATATTATCGGCAAGGTCAATAGCTGCCTGGCAAATATCATCCCGGAGCTGCTCGCTGAGCGCAATGCTGGGCGCGATTTCCACGACTTTTTGGTGGCGCCTTTGCACCGAGCAATCCCTTTCATATAAATGTAAGGTGTCCCCTTCATGGTCGCCGAGGATCTGCACCTCAATATGCTTCGGATTCTCAATCAGCTTCTCCACGTAGACCTCATCACTGCCAAAAGCGGATCGCGCTTCCGAACGCGCCCGGTCATAGGAATCCCTCACCTCTTCGGCATTACGGACAATTCTCATTCCGCGGCCGCCACCGCCGAGGCTTGCCTTAATAATAAAAGGGTACCCGTGTTCCGCCGCAAAATGCTCCACTTCCTCGACACCGGAAACGGCGCCGTCGCTTCCCGGTATGACCGGAAGCCCTGCTTCAATCGCAGTTTTGCGCGCCTGTATTTTATCGCCGAACATATGTAAATGCTCGCTTTTCGGACCGATAAAAATAATCCCTTCTTCTTCACAACGTTCCGCGAAATGCGTATTTTCCGCCAAAAATCCGTAGCCCGGATGGATGGCATCTACGCCTGTCCGTTTCGCAGTTGAAATAATATTATCAATGTCCAAGTAAGCGTCAATCGGTTTTTTTCCTTCCCCGACCAGGTACGCTTCATCCGCCTTGTAACGGTGGAATGCGCCTGTGTCTTCTTTGGAATAAACCGCCACTGTACGAATATGTAGTTCCGTACAAGCTCTGAAGATTCGAATTGCAATCTCGCCGCGATTGGCAACGAGCACTTTCTGAATGTTTTTCAGTTCGCTCACGTCGGTTCCCCCATTCTCCACTTTTCTTTTTAGAAAACTTGGCTTTTCCCCAAGCTTATGGCGAAAGCCTTAGCCCAACTTATGCAGGTAAGAAAGTTGATTTATACTTTCTTACCTGTCTAAAAAGGTTTTTCACTATAATAGCATTTCTTACAACTTGAATCTACAAAAATTTTAGAGTAACGCCTTCGAACCGATGAGCGCCAATCGAAGAAAGCCTTGTCTTTCAATGCTTGCTAGCCTATTGATTAATATTAGAAAACTTGGCTTTTCGCCAAGCTTTTATGGCGAAAAGCCTTAGTTACACTTATGTAGGTAAGAAAGTTGATTTATACTTATAATCATGCCTTTCGCGGCGCTCAAGGCACAAAACGTTATGAAATAAGTTGCCTTGAGCGCTTTTTGTATTATTCTAGAATGATAGGGGTACTCGGTAAACTACAAATCACGCAGAGGTGAGTGGCCATTCCGTGAGCGGGGTGACCGCATACTTATATGTGTAGATTGCCACTTGTCAAGC
It includes:
- a CDS encoding GNAT family N-acetyltransferase, which translates into the protein MDIRKLEEGEKREAIKLSSFAFQHEPTEEQTEEIMKRMVPDNIWVAVEDGQMLSKVVILPTRLWVYGISLPAGGVSGVATWPEGRRSGNVRQLLKESLRDMKARGHVLSLLDPFAVSYYRKFGWELYCDQTTAIIKKDAFPTPKKGGSGRFRRVKDEHWHIFKDIYDQYASRYTGMIDRDEWWWKNILLNARFKNKRRVVYQDEEGKDRGYLFYTVKNDVMNVSEFIAVDQEAASALWQLIANHDSMVEEMRIIMPNDLHWRFFMDNPDAKEERSIHFMGRIVEMEGFLTQFPFQLEEGEQLSISVTDAFAEWNDGLYQVEKKNGQNVVHKNPASTGLVLETDIKGIIPFLFRYVDGETLYERGIIKGSIAAVKLWENAIPRGKPFLYDAF
- the pyc gene encoding pyruvate carboxylase, whose translation is MKNIQKVLVANRGEIAIRIFRACTELHIRTVAVYSKEDTGAFHRYKADEAYLVGEGKKPIDAYLDIDNIISTAKRTGVDAIHPGYGFLAENTHFAERCEEEGIIFIGPKSEHLHMFGDKIQARKTAIEAGLPVIPGSDGAVSGVEEVEHFAAEHGYPFIIKASLGGGGRGMRIVRNAEEVRDSYDRARSEARSAFGSDEVYVEKLIENPKHIEVQILGDHEGDTLHLYERDCSVQRRHQKVVEIAPSIALSEQLRDDICQAAIDLADNINYLNAGTVEFLVGTDGSFYFIEVNPRIQVEHTITEMVTGVDIVHAQLYIADGLPLHGSVIALPEQSEIRTHGYAIQSRVTTEDPENDFMPDTGKIMAYRSSGGFGVRLDAGNGFQGAVISPHYDSLLVKVSTWALSFDVAAAKMLRNLREFRIRGIKTNIAFLENVVQHGQFLNGEYNTSFIDDTPELFVFPRRKDRGTKMLTFIGETIVNGYPGLEQQKKPVFSAPRKPEVDEDAPIPSGSKQILDDRGADGLVKWLKDQDRTLLTDTTFRDAHQSLLATRVRSNDLLKIAEPTARLLPDLFSTEMWGGATYDVAMRFLHEDPWERLLNLRAKMPNVLFQMLLRGANAVGYKNYPDNVIEEFVKTSASAGIDVFRVFDSLNWLPGMTKAIEAVGNTGKLAEAAICYTGDILDPNREKYNLNYYKDLAKTLEAEGAHILGIKDMAGLLKPEAAYQLVSELKETVDLPVHLHMHDTSGNGVFTYARAIDAGVDVVDTAISAMAGSTSQPSMESLYYALKGTGKEPALDVEAASKLSGYWEDVRAYYQGFESGLIAPHPEIYEHEMPGGQYSNLQQQAKAVGLKGRWDDVKDMYARVNTLFGDIVKVTPSSKVVGDMALYMVKNDLTEADLFEQGNSLDFPESVVEMFQGEIGQPPGGFPEELQSIILKNREAYTDRPGKHMEPVDFNTLEKQLFRELDRQVTSHDLMNHTMYPKVYEEYEQFRNYFGDVSVLDTPTFFYGLRLGEEIEVEIEPGKTLIVKLISVSKPSETGDRIVYFELNGQPREVIIKDRNIQSTVAEKVKADKKNPNHIAGTMPGTVLKVLVKEGEEVKKGDHLIITEAMKMETTVQAPRDGKIEAIHVENGEAIDSGDLLIEIED
- a CDS encoding COX15/CtaA family protein; the protein is MNKGLKIFGILTSIGMLIVLLQGSIVTKTDSGDGCGETWPLCFGEFVPSSPALATLIEYSHRLVSGLVGLMVVILAIWAVKKLPHIRETKFWALMAVLFIIFQGLMGAAAVVFGHSNIVLALHFGISAISFATVLLLTTLAFEDGKRKPAPRVKMGFRRYLFFVLAYSYAVIYSGAYVKHTGSTYACEQFPHCGEVATFGFQAGVQMTHRIAAIVLVVLLFILFIQAFRYRYESKILAGSGLSAFMLILVQAAAGVAIVYFPDAYLAAALTHTLVITFVFTLLCYMAMIVTRNRAY